In Ptychodera flava strain L36383 chromosome 21, AS_Pfla_20210202, whole genome shotgun sequence, a genomic segment contains:
- the LOC139122221 gene encoding galanin receptor type 1-like, whose protein sequence is MAGLDYFSVPLKFTDVMQLLVGVLGFIGNAVICAVVPAVKMLRTTPNYFIATLAFADLLASVCTIVKIVVMRYPIPSGVVRALYCKFVLSDVFFWVTVTASVFLLVGITVERYFAVVYPFLYQKWFTTSVSAAIIALSWFLAFIFNVFAPITYNMVGNWCIMVWPSFAYMQFTGTAIFLLTYLLPMVFMIFAYVSMFKHVRVDILPANATPPQTSNPRRKLIQMLCIVASAFFICWTPNQWLFLFANNGAYVDFQSWYYEATVLIAVSNSCLNPFIYAFRSQKFRKAIRQLLLRVPSSSMHSETINQPRITRSQP, encoded by the coding sequence ATGGCAGGTTTAGACTATTTCTCGGTTCCTCTGAAGTTTACCGATGTAATGCAGTTGCTTGTCGGGGTGCTTGGATTCATCGGGAACGCCGTCATCTGCGCCGTGGTGCCAGCCGTCAAGATGCTTCGCACGACGCCGAACTATTTTATCGCCACTTTAGCATTTGCCGACCTGCTAGCGTCGGTCTGCACGATCGTGAAGATAGTCGTCATGCGTTATCCCATTCCGTCGGGCGTCGTTCGCGCTCTTTACTGCAAGTTTGTTCTCTCGGACGTCTTTTTCTGGGTGACGGTGACTGCTTCTGTGTTCCTGCTTGTCGGCATCACTGTCGAAAGGTATTTTGCCGTGGTGTATCCCTTCCTCTATCAAAAATGGTTCACGACGTCTGTCTCCGCTGCCATCATTGCCCTGTCGTGGTTTCTGGCGTTCATTTTCAACGTGTTCGCCCCGATCACGTATAACATGGTGGGCAACTGGTGCATCATGGTGTGGCCGAGCTTCGCTTACATGCAATTCACGGGCACGGCCATATTCCTCCTTACTTACCTTCTGCCAATGGTGTTCATGATCTTTGCCTACGTGTCAATGTTCAAGCATGTCAGAGTTGATATCTTGCCGGCCAATGCGACGCCGCCACAGACCTCCAATCCACGCCGCAAGCTGATCCAGATGTTGTGCATAGTGGCGTCCGCGTTCTTCATCTGCTGGACGCCGAACCAGTGGCTGTTCCTCTTCGCCAACAACGGCGCGTATGTCGACTTTCAATCCTGGTACTACGAGGCTACTGTCCTTATTGCTGTCTCAAACTCCTGCCTCAACCCTTTCATCTACGCGTTCAGAAGTCAGAAGTTCCGCAAGGCGATCCGTCAGCTGCTGCTTCGTGTGCCTTCGTCGTCAATGCACTCGGAAACAATCAACCAGCCTCGCATAACAAGAAGTCAACCTTAA